One part of the Granulicella arctica genome encodes these proteins:
- the rsmD gene encoding 16S rRNA (guanine(966)-N(2))-methyltransferase RsmD has product MRVIAGTYRSRILTAPKGTETRPTSDRLRETLFNVLSPRLEGCRFIDLYAGTGAVGIEAISRGAAHVWFSENGPAAITALRTNLAALKITRGFTLEDRGTGALLQRLGKLGQLIDLLYLDPPYEAEAEYEATLNFLGSARGRAALSPDALVIAEHSSKSKLSARYGSLHHTRTKKQGEAALSFFAYPEEAKDPVEQE; this is encoded by the coding sequence ATGCGCGTCATCGCCGGTACCTATCGCTCCCGCATCCTCACCGCTCCCAAAGGAACCGAGACTCGCCCCACCAGCGACCGTCTCCGCGAAACCCTCTTCAACGTCCTGTCGCCGCGCCTCGAAGGATGCCGCTTTATCGACCTCTACGCCGGTACCGGAGCCGTCGGCATCGAAGCCATCAGCCGAGGCGCAGCCCACGTCTGGTTCAGCGAGAACGGCCCAGCCGCCATCACCGCTCTCCGCACCAATCTCGCCGCCCTCAAGATCACCCGAGGCTTTACCCTCGAAGATCGCGGCACCGGTGCGCTCCTCCAGCGCCTCGGCAAACTCGGCCAGCTCATCGACCTCCTCTACCTCGACCCTCCCTATGAGGCCGAAGCCGAGTACGAAGCCACCCTCAACTTCCTAGGCAGCGCCCGTGGCCGAGCCGCACTCTCACCCGACGCCCTCGTCATCGCCGAGCACTCCAGCAAGTCCAAACTCTCCGCTCGCTACGGCAGCCTCCACCACACCCGCACCAAAAAGCAAGGCGAAGCCGCACTCAGCTTCTTCGCCTATCCTGAAGAAGCCAAAGACCCGGTGGAGCAGGAGTAA
- a CDS encoding M23 family metallopeptidase: MSFKKRHYILFVTRDTDGSLRKVPVPLYYAYVFVAVAAIGLFSIAGLAGSYSRMLIKTAHFNELRRDHDSLRKDYASLEKQDREKDIQAASLGSLASEVSALYGLTASKLALPMARLGSHKGKKEEVSVNAPISSGTTAGFTDQSYFKSLDAFYALRTSAMSGVNTHSSFEATGLSGNFTGITGLDASFDGPSIWPVIGPITSSFGQREDPVLGNGEGEFHTGVDIGAPNGTPIIATADGVVRSAEMANGYGREVIIDHGHGVETLFGHMSGFAVMSGQSVTRGQVIGYVGHSGRTTGSHLHYEVRIRNIPVNPHKYLRMTLAQLASEGPKGM; encoded by the coding sequence TTGAGTTTCAAGAAGCGCCATTACATTCTCTTCGTCACGCGTGACACCGACGGTAGCCTCCGCAAGGTTCCAGTTCCGCTCTACTATGCCTATGTCTTCGTGGCGGTAGCGGCGATTGGCCTCTTCAGCATCGCGGGACTGGCTGGCTCGTACTCGCGGATGCTCATCAAGACCGCCCACTTTAACGAGCTGCGCCGCGATCACGACTCCCTCCGCAAGGACTACGCCTCCCTCGAGAAGCAGGACCGCGAGAAGGACATCCAGGCCGCCTCTCTCGGCTCGCTCGCCAGTGAGGTTTCAGCCCTCTACGGCCTCACCGCCAGCAAGCTAGCCTTGCCCATGGCGAGACTCGGCTCCCACAAAGGCAAGAAGGAAGAGGTCTCTGTCAACGCGCCGATCTCCTCCGGCACGACTGCCGGCTTCACCGATCAGAGCTATTTCAAATCCCTTGATGCCTTCTATGCTCTGCGGACCTCCGCTATGAGCGGCGTGAACACGCATAGCAGCTTCGAGGCGACCGGTCTCAGCGGCAACTTTACCGGCATTACCGGCCTCGATGCCAGCTTCGATGGCCCCTCCATCTGGCCCGTCATCGGTCCCATCACCTCCAGCTTCGGCCAGCGTGAAGACCCTGTCCTCGGCAACGGCGAGGGTGAGTTCCACACCGGCGTCGACATCGGTGCGCCTAACGGAACGCCCATCATCGCCACCGCTGATGGCGTCGTTCGTTCCGCCGAGATGGCCAACGGCTATGGCCGCGAGGTCATCATCGATCACGGCCACGGCGTCGAAACCCTCTTCGGCCACATGTCGGGCTTTGCCGTCATGTCCGGTCAGAGCGTCACTCGCGGCCAGGTCATCGGCTACGTCGGACACAGCGGCCGTACCACCGGCTCGCATCTCCACTACGAGGTCCGCATCCGCAACATCCCCGTCAACCCACACAAATACCTGCGGATGACGCTGGCGCAGTTAGCCTCCGAAGGCCCCAAGGGAATGTAA
- a CDS encoding cystathionine gamma-lyase, translating to MRDATKIIRATLTQAVAGEALHEGPVFAAPFHSPGDPVDAAYSYARSHNPTWTALEKAIGQMESGPGYRASALVFASGMAACTAVFGAVLRPGDVVVLPSNAYFAARVLVQEYFVQMGVTLRTAPTAGGAQAGLLEGAKLLWIESPSNPTMEVCDIAALCERAHEAGALVALDNTTATALGQLPLALGADFSVASDAKSMTGHSDLMVGHVAVRDMELMAKIDQWRTLTGGIVGPMEAWLALRSLATLPLRLERSSQNALRIAEFLTARREVSGVLYPGLPSDPGHAIAARQMKYFGAVLSFTLRDKVAAETFLSKAKLVTEATSFGGVTTTAERRARWGSDAVHEGFIRMSAGCEAVEDLIEDIEQALEATV from the coding sequence ATGCGCGACGCCACAAAGATCATTCGAGCTACTTTGACCCAGGCGGTTGCTGGTGAAGCACTGCACGAGGGGCCGGTGTTTGCCGCTCCGTTCCATTCGCCGGGGGATCCGGTAGATGCCGCATACAGTTATGCGCGGTCGCATAATCCGACATGGACGGCGCTCGAGAAGGCGATTGGGCAGATGGAGTCGGGGCCGGGATACCGGGCGAGCGCGCTGGTGTTTGCATCAGGGATGGCGGCATGTACTGCGGTGTTTGGTGCGGTGCTGCGGCCGGGAGATGTGGTGGTGCTGCCGTCGAATGCGTACTTTGCGGCGCGGGTGTTGGTGCAAGAGTATTTCGTCCAGATGGGGGTGACGCTGCGAACGGCTCCGACGGCTGGCGGTGCGCAGGCGGGCTTGCTGGAGGGCGCGAAGCTGCTGTGGATCGAGTCGCCGTCGAACCCGACGATGGAGGTGTGTGACATTGCCGCGTTGTGCGAGCGGGCGCATGAGGCCGGGGCTCTGGTGGCGTTGGACAATACGACGGCGACGGCGCTGGGGCAGCTTCCGCTGGCTCTTGGAGCGGATTTTTCCGTCGCGTCGGATGCGAAGTCGATGACCGGACACAGCGATCTGATGGTGGGGCATGTCGCGGTGAGGGACATGGAGCTGATGGCGAAGATCGACCAGTGGCGGACGCTGACGGGTGGAATCGTGGGACCGATGGAGGCGTGGCTGGCGCTGCGGTCTCTGGCGACACTGCCGCTGCGGCTGGAGCGCTCATCGCAGAATGCGTTGCGGATTGCGGAGTTTCTGACGGCTCGGCGAGAGGTTTCAGGCGTGCTATATCCGGGATTGCCGAGCGATCCGGGGCATGCGATTGCGGCGCGGCAGATGAAGTATTTCGGAGCGGTGCTCTCGTTTACGCTGCGGGACAAGGTGGCGGCGGAGACGTTTTTGTCGAAGGCGAAGCTGGTCACCGAGGCGACGAGCTTTGGCGGAGTGACGACGACAGCAGAACGACGGGCTCGCTGGGGCAGCGATGCGGTGCACGAGGGGTTCATCCGGATGAGCGCGGGCTGCGAGGCGGTAGAGGACCTGATCGAAGACATCGAGCAGGCGCTTGAGGCGACGGTCTGA
- a CDS encoding PQQ-dependent sugar dehydrogenase: MTLYRRSMPMLLASLPLLLVALPAAHAQDTTTITGQAAFADYSQQKPGVLRKLTLADLPEPKEDESVDNGPSLSPRPDGAMPIAPAGFKVEEYASGFTEPRLIRTAPNGDLFLADSKAGTVRILRGVKADGKVATSADFATGLDHPFGISFYPAGENPKWVYVANTTSVVRFAYKNGDLKATGAPETIVPVLPGYAQLRGGGHWTRDVVFSKDGERMFVSVGSASNADDPDTHPDEFHRADVLEYTPQGKFVKIYAYGIRNCVGEAINPITGQLWCSVNERDRLGNNLVPDYITHIEEGGFYGWPWYYMGGHQDPRLVGTHPELKSKVLTPDVLVQPHMASLEMAFYEGHQFPASYTGNAFAAEHGSWNRKRRGGYEVIMVPMHNGHATGAYEDFLTGFVTPDGNVWGRPVGVTVAKDGSLFVSDDGSRIVWHVSYVGGKGSAKGE, encoded by the coding sequence ATGACGCTCTACCGACGCTCTATGCCGATGCTCCTCGCTTCCCTGCCGCTCCTGCTCGTCGCGCTGCCTGCCGCGCACGCCCAGGACACCACGACCATTACCGGACAGGCGGCCTTTGCCGACTATTCGCAACAGAAGCCAGGGGTACTGCGCAAACTTACGCTGGCCGATCTTCCGGAGCCGAAGGAGGACGAGTCGGTCGATAACGGACCGAGCCTGTCACCGCGGCCGGATGGGGCAATGCCGATTGCGCCGGCGGGTTTCAAGGTGGAGGAGTATGCGAGCGGCTTCACGGAGCCGCGGCTGATCCGTACAGCGCCGAACGGCGACCTCTTCCTCGCAGACAGCAAGGCAGGCACAGTGCGCATCCTGCGTGGCGTGAAGGCCGACGGTAAGGTGGCGACCAGCGCCGACTTTGCGACTGGACTGGACCATCCATTCGGCATCTCGTTTTATCCGGCGGGGGAGAATCCGAAGTGGGTCTATGTGGCGAATACGACCTCAGTGGTGCGCTTCGCGTATAAGAACGGCGACTTGAAAGCTACGGGCGCTCCGGAGACGATCGTGCCAGTGCTGCCAGGCTACGCGCAGCTGCGCGGCGGCGGCCACTGGACCCGCGACGTAGTGTTCTCAAAGGACGGCGAGCGGATGTTCGTCTCGGTCGGCTCCGCCTCGAACGCGGATGACCCGGATACGCATCCGGACGAGTTCCACCGCGCTGATGTGCTCGAATACACACCACAGGGCAAGTTCGTGAAGATCTACGCGTATGGCATCCGCAACTGCGTGGGTGAGGCGATCAACCCGATCACCGGCCAGCTCTGGTGCTCGGTGAACGAGCGTGACCGGCTGGGCAACAACCTGGTGCCGGATTACATTACCCACATCGAAGAGGGCGGCTTCTATGGCTGGCCGTGGTACTACATGGGCGGCCATCAGGACCCACGACTGGTGGGGACGCATCCAGAGCTGAAGTCGAAGGTGCTTACGCCGGATGTGCTGGTGCAGCCGCACATGGCCTCGCTGGAGATGGCCTTCTACGAGGGACACCAGTTCCCGGCCAGCTATACGGGCAATGCCTTCGCGGCTGAGCACGGATCCTGGAACCGCAAGCGCCGCGGCGGGTATGAGGTCATCATGGTTCCAATGCACAACGGCCACGCCACCGGCGCATATGAGGACTTCCTGACGGGCTTCGTGACACCAGACGGTAATGTATGGGGTCGGCCGGTGGGTGTGACAGTGGCTAAGGACGGCTCACTCTTCGTATCGGACGATGGATCGAGGATTGTGTGGCATGTGAGCTATGTCGGCGGTAAGGGATCAGCCAAGGGGGAGTAA
- the thiL gene encoding thiamine-phosphate kinase, whose product MKKQSQQMGELALIERIRRESGGRRSRFVTLGIGDDCAILRPPAGSEVIVTTDFTLEGRHFRRDWHAPESVGHRCLARGLSDLAAMGATPMAAFLSLALPVGVNQEWVDRFFVGLRRLAGRYQVPLAGGDTAAAPGEQILADIVLIGTAAAGRALRRSGARAGDVLYVTGTLGGAAAELERMQTGRVRRVRIGTAEAHPQMFPEPRVAVGERLLKRGLAGACMDLSDGLSTDLAHLCRESGVGAEVDEARLPVHRLATLRQALDGGEDYELLFTAPASVKVPKRIAGVAVTAIGKATRAKAGVMLQRTDGRREPLQPGGWEHFKS is encoded by the coding sequence ATGAAAAAACAGAGCCAACAGATGGGGGAGCTTGCGCTAATCGAGCGCATCCGGCGGGAGTCGGGAGGGCGGCGCAGCCGGTTCGTGACACTGGGGATCGGGGATGACTGCGCTATTTTGCGACCGCCAGCGGGGAGTGAAGTTATTGTCACAACGGATTTTACGCTGGAAGGGCGGCATTTTCGACGGGACTGGCATGCGCCAGAGTCGGTAGGGCACCGGTGTCTGGCACGGGGCTTGAGTGACCTGGCGGCGATGGGTGCGACGCCGATGGCGGCATTCCTCTCGCTGGCGTTGCCGGTGGGCGTTAATCAGGAATGGGTTGACCGTTTTTTTGTAGGATTGCGGCGATTGGCAGGGCGGTATCAGGTTCCACTGGCGGGTGGGGATACAGCAGCGGCTCCGGGAGAGCAGATCCTGGCGGATATTGTGCTGATTGGGACGGCGGCGGCGGGACGGGCGCTGCGGCGGTCGGGTGCGCGTGCGGGAGACGTGCTGTACGTGACGGGGACGCTGGGTGGAGCAGCGGCGGAGCTAGAGAGAATGCAAACGGGACGCGTGCGGCGTGTAAGGATCGGGACGGCGGAGGCGCATCCGCAGATGTTTCCGGAGCCACGGGTTGCTGTAGGAGAGCGGCTGCTGAAGCGCGGGCTAGCTGGAGCGTGCATGGATCTGAGCGATGGACTCTCGACCGATCTGGCTCATCTGTGCCGTGAGTCGGGGGTGGGAGCGGAGGTGGACGAAGCTCGGCTGCCGGTGCATCGGCTGGCTACACTTCGTCAAGCGTTGGACGGAGGCGAAGACTATGAGTTGCTGTTTACAGCACCAGCATCGGTGAAGGTGCCGAAGCGGATTGCAGGGGTAGCGGTGACGGCGATTGGTAAGGCGACTCGGGCAAAGGCAGGAGTGATGTTGCAGCGTACGGATGGCAGGCGGGAGCCGCTGCAGCCGGGAGGGTGGGAGCACTTCAAGAGTTAG
- the rsmI gene encoding 16S rRNA (cytidine(1402)-2'-O)-methyltransferase yields MSEQEASPDKPLAPGLYLVATPIGNLEDITLRALRVLRSVDRIACEDTRQTQKLLNHFGIKTPTVSYHMHNEASRSEELAAELAAGARIAVVSDAGTPGIADPGGQIAAAAIAAGIAVFPVPGANAAISALIASGLPTERFTFHGFLPAKEGARKTALEALPRDGGVQVFYEAPHRIVDTLADVEASFGATQHVVVARELTKLHEEFLRGPVGELRGILAARASVRGEIVLLLALSAAETTVRTTSIAEEVAAVRKAEGLGEMDALKRVARERGIGKSEAYRELQREQKRLR; encoded by the coding sequence ATGAGTGAGCAGGAAGCATCGCCGGACAAGCCACTGGCACCGGGACTTTACCTGGTAGCAACGCCGATCGGCAATCTAGAAGACATCACGCTGCGAGCACTGCGGGTGTTGCGGAGCGTCGACCGGATCGCCTGCGAGGATACGCGACAGACGCAGAAGCTGCTGAACCACTTCGGCATCAAGACGCCGACGGTGAGCTATCACATGCACAACGAGGCGAGCCGCTCGGAGGAACTGGCGGCGGAGCTGGCCGCGGGGGCTCGGATCGCCGTTGTGAGCGACGCAGGGACGCCGGGCATCGCCGATCCCGGAGGCCAGATTGCGGCGGCGGCGATTGCAGCGGGCATAGCTGTGTTTCCGGTGCCGGGAGCGAACGCTGCGATCTCGGCGTTGATCGCAAGTGGGCTGCCGACGGAGCGATTCACCTTCCACGGCTTTCTTCCGGCGAAGGAGGGTGCCCGTAAGACCGCGTTGGAGGCGCTGCCTCGGGATGGTGGGGTGCAGGTGTTTTACGAGGCTCCGCACCGCATTGTGGACACGCTTGCGGATGTCGAGGCGAGTTTTGGGGCTACGCAGCACGTCGTGGTTGCCCGTGAGCTGACGAAGTTGCATGAGGAGTTTTTGCGCGGGCCGGTGGGCGAGCTGCGCGGGATATTGGCGGCTCGGGCGAGCGTGCGCGGGGAGATTGTGCTGCTGCTGGCGCTCTCGGCTGCGGAGACGACCGTGCGGACGACGAGTATCGCCGAGGAGGTCGCGGCAGTCAGAAAAGCCGAGGGACTCGGCGAGATGGATGCGCTGAAGCGAGTGGCGCGGGAGCGCGGCATCGGCAAGAGCGAGGCCTACCGGGAGTTGCAGCGGGAGCAGAAGCGACTGCGGTAG
- a CDS encoding PLP-dependent cysteine synthase family protein, with product MIATAKALGNGTLDRIGNTPLIRLERLTAHLPGIQILGKAEWANPGGSVKDRAASAIVLDAQQRGLLGDGRGLLDATSGNTGIAYAMLGAALGFPVTLCMPSNVSPERKKYLSAYGANVVWTNPADGSDGAIRKARELAAAEPDLYYYADQYSNDENWKAHYRTTANEIWEQTEGQVTHFIAGLGTSGTFMGTTRRLRELNPRIRCLSMQPDSPFNGLEGLKHMATAIVPKIYDASLADENIEMPTETAYSMAKRLARNQGILVGVSAAAAVAAALQIGEEAAAAGREAVIATILCDSAEKYMSERFWQEG from the coding sequence ATGATTGCAACCGCCAAAGCACTCGGAAACGGCACCCTGGACCGTATCGGCAATACTCCGCTTATCCGCCTGGAGCGGTTGACCGCGCACCTGCCGGGGATCCAGATCCTCGGGAAGGCAGAGTGGGCCAATCCGGGTGGATCGGTGAAAGATCGCGCTGCCTCGGCGATTGTTCTGGATGCGCAGCAACGCGGGCTGCTTGGAGACGGACGCGGCCTGCTGGATGCGACGAGCGGAAACACCGGCATCGCATATGCCATGCTGGGAGCGGCGCTGGGCTTTCCGGTGACCTTGTGCATGCCGTCGAATGTGTCACCGGAGCGGAAGAAGTACCTCTCGGCCTACGGCGCAAACGTGGTCTGGACGAATCCCGCCGATGGTTCGGACGGGGCGATCCGCAAGGCGCGTGAGCTGGCGGCCGCCGAGCCGGATCTGTACTACTATGCGGACCAGTACTCGAACGACGAGAACTGGAAAGCGCACTACCGCACGACAGCAAACGAGATATGGGAGCAGACCGAGGGACAGGTGACGCACTTCATCGCCGGGCTCGGAACGAGCGGGACGTTCATGGGAACCACGCGGCGGTTGCGCGAGCTGAACCCGAGGATTCGTTGCCTGTCGATGCAGCCGGACTCGCCCTTCAACGGGCTCGAAGGACTGAAGCACATGGCGACGGCGATTGTACCGAAGATCTACGACGCTTCGCTCGCGGACGAGAATATCGAGATGCCAACGGAGACTGCCTATTCGATGGCAAAGAGGCTTGCGCGCAATCAGGGAATTCTGGTGGGCGTGTCGGCGGCGGCGGCAGTCGCAGCAGCGTTGCAGATCGGCGAAGAGGCCGCGGCGGCGGGCCGCGAAGCAGTCATCGCGACGATCCTCTGCGACTCAGCCGAGAAGTACATGAGCGAACGATTTT
- a CDS encoding CBS domain-containing protein, with protein MRGWSFPIGRYLGVDVRIHLFFLILLGLSVSYASALGVNGARGLALWLLLLLAVVVREVARALGAAWCGLKLRSILLLPTGGLITYATSETTERAAKVEIQRQMALVGPVANIFFGLTVGALVMTVTPQVNLIDRPWVTPAHLLRALAWVNILLGIVNLLPAVPLDGGRVFRGEFAKAQGGLKGMRAAAGLGQIVAFALMLGGLFFANIWMTMIGAFVLIGAHMDDQGLLLQGDNDSVKMRDVMMTEYSMLSASDTLEDALQRSIHSLQDVYPVVRGVNIVGAVSRQSILDALQADGNGYVQGVMTKTFQTAHPDDSLVKTLRRVMAGRGAQLLPVTEGERVVGIITPQNLAHSMGMLNQSRKLRPTDQA; from the coding sequence ATGCGTGGGTGGTCTTTCCCGATCGGCAGATATCTCGGCGTGGATGTACGCATCCATCTTTTCTTTCTCATCTTGCTGGGACTGTCGGTGAGTTATGCGTCGGCTCTGGGTGTAAACGGCGCCCGCGGACTGGCGTTGTGGCTGCTGTTGTTGCTGGCGGTGGTGGTGCGTGAGGTAGCGCGGGCTCTGGGCGCGGCTTGGTGCGGATTGAAGCTGCGGAGCATCCTGCTGCTGCCGACCGGCGGCTTGATCACCTATGCGACGAGCGAGACCACGGAACGCGCGGCGAAGGTCGAGATACAGCGCCAGATGGCTCTGGTGGGACCGGTGGCCAATATTTTCTTCGGCCTGACGGTCGGGGCGCTGGTCATGACGGTGACACCGCAGGTGAACCTCATCGATCGCCCATGGGTGACGCCGGCGCATCTGCTACGCGCGCTGGCCTGGGTGAATATCCTGCTGGGCATCGTCAACCTGCTACCAGCGGTGCCGCTGGATGGGGGACGGGTGTTCCGGGGCGAGTTTGCGAAGGCGCAGGGTGGTCTGAAGGGGATGCGAGCGGCTGCGGGGCTTGGACAGATCGTCGCGTTTGCGCTGATGCTTGGGGGCCTGTTCTTCGCCAATATCTGGATGACGATGATCGGTGCGTTTGTACTGATCGGCGCACACATGGACGACCAGGGGCTGCTGTTGCAGGGCGATAACGACTCCGTGAAGATGCGCGACGTGATGATGACGGAGTACAGCATGCTGTCGGCGTCGGACACACTGGAGGACGCGCTACAGCGGTCGATCCACAGCTTGCAGGATGTCTATCCGGTGGTACGCGGAGTCAACATCGTGGGCGCGGTGTCGCGGCAGAGCATCCTCGACGCGCTACAGGCTGACGGCAATGGCTATGTGCAGGGCGTGATGACGAAGACGTTCCAGACGGCGCATCCGGACGACTCGCTGGTGAAGACCCTGCGTCGGGTGATGGCGGGGCGCGGCGCGCAGTTGCTGCCGGTAACGGAGGGCGAGCGGGTGGTGGGAATCATAACGCCGCAGAACCTGGCCCACTCCATGGGGATGTTGAACCAGAGCCGCAAGTTACGGCCGACCGATCAGGCATGA